The genomic stretch GCAGACCGTCCAGCGTGATGATCAGCTCGCCCACCTGCTGACCGGCTGTCACCGGCGCTTGCAACGGGCCGTCAAAGACCACCTGCGCGTCAAGCGCGCCGTCATGCAGGGTCGGGACCAGCAGGCGCAGGTCTTCGGCCAGGGTCAGGCCCACGCTGGGCGCTGCACCCATCCAGACATCGGCGCTGGCGATCCGGGTTCCGGCCAGCGCGACATCGCGTTCGGCGAATTGGCGAAAGGCCCAATTGACGATACGTTCCGATTCCTGCGCCCTGTCGCGGGCTGTCTGCAACCCGGTCACGACAAAGATCACCCGGCGGTTGCCCTGCATGGCCGACCCCGCCAGCCCGTAACCGGCCTCTTGGGTATGGCCGGTCTTGAGCCCGTCTGCCCCGATCCCCATCGCCAAGATCGGGTTGCGGTTTTGCGAATTGGACGGCACCCGGTTGTCAAAGGCGAATTCGGTTTCCGCGAACAAAGGATAGAATGTCGGGAAATCGCTGATCAGGCGGCTGGACAGGATGCCCAGATCACGCACCGACATCCGGTGCCCGGCGGCAGGCCAGCCACTGGCGTTGACAAAGACCGATTGGGTCATCCCCAGCTGGCGGGCGCGGTCGGTCATCATCCGCCCGAACCCGGCCTCGGTGCCATCGGGCGACAG from Yoonia vestfoldensis encodes the following:
- a CDS encoding D-alanyl-D-alanine carboxypeptidase family protein, with translation MKIARRLLIAGLMTLCASALPAQTFETSAPAAYVYDQTTGTVLLAKDADIPLPPASMSKLMTIYMAFEAIADGRLSVDDVLPVSAHAASFGGSSMFLDTTDRVRVEDLLRGVIVLSGNDASVVLAEALSPDGTEAGFGRMMTDRARQLGMTQSVFVNASGWPAAGHRMSVRDLGILSSRLISDFPTFYPLFAETEFAFDNRVPSNSQNRNPILAMGIGADGLKTGHTQEAGYGLAGSAMQGNRRVIFVVTGLQTARDRAQESERIVNWAFRQFAERDVALAGTRIASADVWMGAAPSVGLTLAEDLRLLVPTLHDGALDAQVVFDGPLQAPVTAGQQVGELIITLDGLPEKRVPLVADADVALGGFSARLRTAANVLWAKYGPTLGAEPEGA